One stretch of Podospora pseudoanserina strain CBS 124.78 chromosome 4, whole genome shotgun sequence DNA includes these proteins:
- a CDS encoding hypothetical protein (EggNog:ENOG503P1UX), with protein MAGAAGALRVISAISGLLNATYALFTANDNAICVASASITWPNGDQYGWVGDWGRECGGSWYYSNVFIQGSDYKPDCLWIDANGDQPQTGFQVHWPEFVQRDDGRPGEKDGLDVGYFCEAGPPFTLYTSHEPRAVTYWVLSNGKKVKRGATGRPTSMGPDFANDAEGLFCRMSDKTLWVFCDGVHITDNCFNPDLQQVVVGGKVTRDKKYGKVMSWRAGSNGGDGGRSGYY; from the exons ATGGCCGGCGCAGCAGGAGCTCTTCGGGTCATCTCAGCCATCTCCGGCCTCCTCAAT GCTACCTACGCCCTGTTTACCGCCAACGACAACGCTATCTGCGTCGCCAGCGCGAGTATCACCTGGCCCAACGGGGATCAGTACGGTTGGGTGGGCGACTGGGGTCGTGAGTGTGGTGGCAGTTGGTACTACAGCAATGTCTTCATCCAGGGCAGCGATTACAAGCCGGATTGTCTCTGGATTGATGCCAATGGTGACCAGCCCCAGACAGGCTTCCAGGTTCACTGGCCCGAGTTTGTCCAGAGAGATGACGGCAGGCCTGGTGAGAAGGATGGATTGGATGTGGGATACTTCTGTGAGGCTGGACCTCCGTTCACGTTGTACACTTCACATGAGCCGAGAGCGGTCACATACTGGGTTTTGAGTAATGGGAaaaaggtgaagaggggggctACGGGACG CCCTACTTCTATGGGACCCGACTTCGCCAATGATGCGGAGGGACTCTTTTGCCGGATGTCAGACAAGACCTTGTGGGTTTTCTGTGATGGCGTTCATATTACGGATAATTGCTTCAACCCGGACTTGCAGCAGGTCGTTGTTGGCGGTAAGGTGACCAGAGATAAGAAGTACGGGAAGGTTATGTCTTGGAGGGCAGGGAGTaatggcggtgatggagggagaTCTGGGTATTACTAA
- a CDS encoding hypothetical protein (EggNog:ENOG503P7TK), with amino-acid sequence MSRQYLLTVLAVLATASSINAQILSCADVECPITKGITSATCTVVDKIFNAVGVVPLEYIGDDLKGLSWTKAVGAVDASSDREYDQSFYLGTPLGVRLPASCAVFFNKVSDRVRFGDDDPKRSKGTCNQAMTDGCINALIKRALEVDLSGNDTCEKLQTEFLGNLDSECASFATGNNWVDVTAVDLVGDGSPQPIDSHKNASSDCWPTSPKNNDLRLVHSTNSTGDFGAETMVKHFFGVTPILTVFFPAGDNEASVSQAEAQLTCIKAIDLTTTSNATQTQAEGTSDAIRGSGVSMVLVGIMTVVFAAMLA; translated from the exons ATGTCGCGCCAATATCTCCTCACCGTTCTCGCCGTGCTGGCCACGGCCTCTTCCATTAATGCTCAGATCCTGAGCTGTGCTGATGTCGAATGCCCCATCACGAAGGGGATAACCTCCGCTACTTGCACCGTGGTGGACAAGATCTTCAACGCCGTTGGTGTCGTCCCGTTGGAGTACATTGGCGACGACCTGAAAGGCCTCTCCTGGACCAAAGCTGTAGGTGCCGTCGATGCCAGCTCCGACCGAGAATACGACCAGTCATTCTACCTCGGTACTCCTCTTGGCGTCAGACTTCCTGCCTCGTGTGCTGTTTTCTTCAACAAAGTGAGCGACCGCGTCAGATTCGGCGATGACGACCCCAAGCGATCGAAAGGCACTTGCAATCAAGCCATGACAGATGGTTGCATTAACGCCTTGATAAAGCGCGCCTTGGAAGTTGACCTGTCAGGCAACGACACATGCGAGAAGCTGCAGACCGAGTTCCTGGGAAACTTGGACTCTGAGTGTGCTTCGTTCGCCACAGGCAATAATTGGGTCGATGTCACCGCGGTGGACCtggtgggtgatggttcCCCCCAGCCTATTGACAGCCACAAGAACGCCAGTTCCGATTGCTGGCCTACATCCCCAAAGAACAACGATCTCCGGCTCGTTCACTCTACCAATTCAACG GGTGATTTCGGCGCGGAGACCATGGTCAAACACTTCTTCGGAGTTACACCCATTCTTACCGTGTTCTTCCCGGCCGGCGACAACGAGGCTTCCGTCTCCCAAGCAGAGGCACAGTTGACGTGTATTAAGGCGATCGATTTGACCACGACGTCCAATGCCACACAGACCCAGGCAGAGGGAACGAGTGACGCGATTCGGGGAAGTGGCGTATcgatggttttggtggggATTATGACGGTTGTGTTTGCCGCTATGCTTGCGTAG
- a CDS encoding hypothetical protein (EggNog:ENOG503PEP4; COG:S), translating to MADFGASETIEQDVLLKNPFKMWGYRVRGKFSYWAPEQFSEEWDYVEALPHDILPPDHVVAGKYSWKLNLWQAAQSMVTLLTGMYPESPPIPTWMEFGQVEGWGYGAYVLEGLKPYVDPRLTNILARCMMENPDHRPDIGELQGEMVAILGHYRHLGQQEGNPDETDWPRNWHKAPYEEQTPWTDRHLHAWVDEALYQPASAPAPDVPPQADDGGLSPAQMKDAQVKDVQQELSESQREELFDKWADKKSQAFKDRLDAMQEAQTMNMYERWWNPALEKTETYTRQKEWKRWLKTRPPTEQEEVDDDDDSDDGGDGGAGGAAGASGPSASGGGGRGGAPPPSVSNDDDGDDDVGMGGPAPAPQPQGPVSRFNPNAPVFNPGAPVFYPGPRVAPPPTGRRGGRRAPSPTDRPAPSAPPPPPPPEVDPYEVVFPALGTPGPVVPKRVVTTQIGQNDVKDARRARRANNRNLDRVSDPGVGPSTVSPAVPPAITITASSPTAPLAASPAVAIIQERMQEMGLAGPAAPPPQHFQAPHFGNPILPMPELENPRFGAPMLPPIGQQETGLSLWDPDAAPARFAGPLPPGVPVPLQYRHLAQKQPLPPAPFPYGNPPQGAYGGPPVAGSSVPGPSAPGQQGRPRGRRPPFKPEPVRNSMPLPDGGRVDRWGNWFHDSQTTPPYVWRDPKLRPRPPTPPPPPPGMVLPPFPNWDSPWLDYVYPRDYVALIVNGQPPTPKTKYDQYRKQRREEADKVREEGARREKEKKAREEQRDVMQARHQQRLRERQRQNQDYQPPDEGEGEISPRSLQAFRVWKKKNKRAERVQDARRERVLERGREIERERRMEEPPPPPPPNSPDALDFQRRLREVLQRRADRAQAAAERRATIADAQWRLEMERDHDPANIDRTKGAQIHHHHKGLDGSGLLVKTAFNTIPTVIWRAGLHRREESAGGIPDLHTIREAATGCNLARPTSMTTPSSDPQAGFDEGNNKNGLWMPEGKATGCSLVESGPNPNADPCSRAW from the exons ATGGCCGACTTTGGCGCCTCTGAGACTATCGAACAGGACGTTTTGCTCAAGAATCC GTTCAAGATGTGGGGATATCGAGTCCGTGGCAAGTTCTCGTACTGGGCCCCTGAACAGTTCTCAGAAGAGTGGGATTATGTCGAGGCACTGCCACACGATATATTACCTCCAGACCACGTTGTTGCGGGAAAATATTCCTGGAAACTCAATCTCTGGCAGGCGGCTCAG TCTATGGTTACGCTTCTGACGGGAATGTACCCAGAGTCACCACCCATTCCCACATGGATGGAATTCGGTCAGGTGGAGGGATGGGGCTACGGTGCCTACGTCTTGGAAGGGTTGAAGCCATACGTTGACCCTCGCCTCACAAACATCCTGGCGCGCTGCATGATGGAGAACCCGGATCACCGACCTGATATCGGCGAGCTGCAAGGCGAAATGGTCGCCATATTGGGACATTATCGACATCTCGGGCAGCAAGAAGGTAACCCGGACGAGACGGACTGGCCAAGGAACTGGCACAAAGCTCCATATGAGGAGCAGACACCATGGACAGATAGACATTTGCATGCATGGGTAGATGAAGCTCTTTACCAACCCGCATCGGCGCCGGCCCCTGATGTCCCCCCTCAGGCAGACGACGGGGGACTAAGTCCAGCACAAATGAAGGATGCTCAAGTTAAAGACGTGCAACAAGAGTTGAGCGAGTCTCAGCGGGAAGAACTATTTGACAAGTGGGCTGACAAGAAGAGCCAGGCGTTTAAGGATAGGCTGGATGCCATGCAGGAGGCCCAAACCATGAACATGTACGAGAGATGGTGGAACCCAGCCCTGGAAAAGACAGAGACGTACACACGGCAAAAGGAATGGAAACGATGGCTCAAAACAAGACCTCCAActgagcaagaagaagtcgacgacgacgacgatagtgatgatggtggtgatggcggagctggtggtgcAGCTGGCGCCAGTGGTCCTAGCGCAagcggaggcggtggaagaggaggagctcctccaccctctgTTAGTaacgacgatgatggtgacgatgatgttgGTATGGGTGGCCCTGCTCCGGCACCACAGCCTCAGGGACCAGTGTCAAGATTCAACCCAAATGCTCCAGTCTTCAACCCAGGTGCTCCTGTCTTCTACCCTGGTCCGAGAGTGGCTCCACCTCCGACTGGTCGCCGTGGCGGTCGCCGTGCTCCATCTCCGACCGATCGCCCAGCTCCCTCCgcgcctccacccccgcctccaccggAGGTCGACCCTTACGAAGTCGTCTTTCCTGCGCTTGGTACGCCAGGCCCAGTTGTCCCTAAGCGTGTGGTCACCACCCAGATTGGACAGAACGATGTCAAGGACGCCAGGAGAGCGCGGCGGGCAAACAACCGAAATCTCGATCGCGTTTCTGATCCAGGTGTTGGGCCTAGTACCGTTTCTCCAGCGGTCCCTCCGGCTATCACCATAACAGCCTCTAGTCCTACAGCTCCTCTAGCTGCTAGCCCTGCGGTTGCCATTATTCAGGAGCGGATGCAAGAAATGGGTTTGGCAgggccagcagcaccaccacctcagcaCTTCCAGGCGCCCCATTTTGGAAATCCAATCCTTCCTATGCCGGAGTTGGAGAACCCCAGATTCGGAGCACCCATGCTGCCGCCCATCGGACAACAAGAAACGGGACTATCGCTGTGGGACCCGGACGCAGCTCCAGCTCGATTCGCTGGGCCCCTGCCGCCGGGCGTTCCAGTTCCGCTACAGTATCGACATCTTGCCCAGAaacagcctcttcctcccgcGCCATTCCCATACGGCAACCCTCCCCAAGGCGCTTATGGTGGTCCTCCAGTAGCTGGTTCTTCGGTACCTGGTCCTTCAGCACCTGGTCAGCAAGGCCGCCCCCGAGGACGACGTCCACCATTTAAACCCGAACCTGTCAGAAACTCCATGCCACTTCCAGATGGAGGGCGCGTTGACCGTTGGGGAAATTGGTTCCATGATTCACAGACAACACCCCCTTATGTCTGGAGAGATCCTAAGCTCCGACCTCGCCCGCCTacgcctcccccgccgccgcctggAATGGTtttgccccccttcccaaactGGGACTCACCTTGGCTGGATTATGTGTACCCTAGGGACTACGTCGCTCTGATTGTGAATGGACAACCGCCGACACCCAAGACGAAGTACGATCAGTACCGGAAGCAGAGAAGGGAAGAGGCAGACAAGGTCAGGGAAGAGGGTGCGCgaagggagaaggagaaaaaagcaCGTGAAGAGCAAAGGGATGTCATGCAGGCTAGACATCAACAACGCTTGAGGGAGAGGCAGAGACAGAACCAAGATTACCAGCCTCCGGATGAAGGCGAAGGCGAGATTTCACCTAGGTCACTACAAGCCTTCAGAGtctggaaaaagaagaacaagcgGGCGGAAAGAGTACAGGACgcgagaagggagagggtcCTGGAGCGAGGGAGGGAGATTGAGAGGGAAAGACGAATGGAAGAACCGCCtccgcccccgccgcccaACTCACCTGACGCGTTGGATTTCCAGAGAAGATTACGAGAGGTTTTACAACGACGTGCCGACAGAGCGCAGGCGGCAGCAGAACGAAGGGCCACGATAGCGGATGCACAATGGAGATTGGAGATGGAGCGTGACCATGACCCCGCGAACATCGACCGAACCAAG GGAGCCCAaattcaccaccatcacaaagGGCTGGACGGTTCGGGCCTGTTGGTCAAGACCGCGTTTAACACGATCCCGACAGTGATATGGAGGGCCGgcctccaccgccgagaAGAGAGCGCTGGTGGCATACCAGATCTCCATACAATCAGGGAGGCCGCAACTGGATGCAATCTAGCTCGTCCGACGAGCatgacaacaccatcctcagATCCCCAGGCTGGTTTCGACGaaggcaacaacaagaacggGCTCTGGATGCCAGAAGGCAAGGCGACAGGGTGCTCGCTGGTCGAGTCAGGCCCCAACCCGAACGCAGATCCCTGCTCTCGCGCTTGGTAG
- a CDS encoding hypothetical protein (EggNog:ENOG503PBSP; COG:H), translating to MQPDTLSSTEQTLFVTLKARQLLGDSLAAAVVEQIDYDFDRLQVGSLVAGVIGLRSALFDKWIRDFLTRHSHANVIHLACGLDTRPHRISWGDSVRWIDVDLPDVVDLRREFMPEPARANQYSLMAGSALDSAFIQSLQNDRPTIIVIEGLVPYLTTSEGEAMIADLCRHFKTGELIFDITNWYTTLIERLVGSIKHTKAKLRWMSDKPKNLEKVHPGLTLLEAHPLCTLDGVRNLPLGGRIFLWLQSLIPFTRYSAQYLRLAF from the coding sequence ATGCAGCCCGACACGCTAAGCAGCACGGAACAGACGCTTTTCGTCACTCTAAAGGCTCGACAACTTCTAGGTGACAGCTTGGCAGCAGCTGTCGTCGAGCAGATCGATTACGACTTCGATAGACTTCAAGTTGGTTCCCTTGTTGCTGGCGTCATAGGCCTTCGGTCAGCGCTGTTTGACAAATGGATACGCGACTTTCTCACCCGACACTCTCATGCCAACGTCATCCACTTAGCTTGCGGGCTCGACACTCGCCCACACCGGATTTCATGGGGCGACAGCGTTCGTTGGATTGACGTCGATCTCCCAGATGTTGTAGATTTACGGCGGGAGTTCATGCCAGAACCGGCGAGGGCCAACCAATACAGCCTCATGGCAGGCTCTGCCCTCGATTCGGCCTTTATACAATCCCTCCAAAATGACCGGCCAACCATTATTGTCATCGAGGGTCTCGTGCCGTATCTCACCACCTCAGAGGGCGAGGCCATGATTGCCGATTTGTGTCGCCATTTCAAGACGGGAGAGCTGATATTTGACATTACCAACTGGTACACAACCCTTATCGAGAGACTCGTCGGCTCCATCAAGCACACAAAGGCGAAGCTGAGGTGGATGTCTGACAAGCCGAAGAATCTGGAGAAGGTTCATCCGGGCTTAACATTGCTCGAGGCCCATCCCTTGTGCACCCTCGATGGTGTCAGGAATCTGCCATTGGGTGGTCGGATTTTCTTGTGGTTGCAATCTCTGATTCCTTTCACCAGATACAGCGCTCAGTATTTGCGACTCGCATTTTAA
- a CDS encoding hypothetical protein (EggNog:ENOG503P0JP; COG:S), with protein MLDISPITSLPGLEKPPKHHILAPILNPAKSPGSTWSSFFPSLSFGGPSQEEVSHKGHISTLDKKKQVDQKREIIGFQNPWPSWHKPTKSEMLASFQWGPDTDPCIPLAASYALPARQIPPISQPSYSDLSNPESAASKAARLLTVQKPDFTPCPVGKKAKVTWLGHASMLLQLSSGVSVVFDPIFSQRCSPSEYFGPIRTYQPPCQVGDLPRIDAVLISHNHYDHLDQESVMGIWENNKDRVRFFVPLGIGKMMVDLWGLPKERVVEMDWWDNVALTGLTQESVKVWCTPAQHNCWRSGSGKSGEPNGSLWASWMVEDLQSGDGEELYRVFFGGDTGYQFHTDPAWPPLPPTNWKRGDPLPPAEKEKPEDYPPCPAFKEISDNIGPPDLLLLPISVGASFAYLRSFTTWMPDWGNPMPRHTQGVTGANHMPPWDAVRVFKEMTEGGKGKAVAVGLHWGTFATEPEEVLKTLGGLEWACERQGVGFGRGWDGKHDEGVEDKVFLAVNQGESILV; from the coding sequence ATGCTCGATATCAGCCCCATAACCAGCCTCCCCGGGCTAGAAAAACcgccaaaacaccacatcCTCGCCCCAATACTCAACCCGGCCAAAAGCCCAGGCTCAACATGGTCCTCATTCTTCCCCTCACTCTCCTTCGGCGGCCCATCCCAGGAAGAGGTCAGCCACAAAGGCCACATCTCAACTCTcgacaaaaagaaacaagtcGACCAAAAGCGCGAGATCATCGGCTTCCAAAACCCCTGGCCCTCGTGGCACAAGCCCACCAAGTCGGAGATGCTCGCCAGTTTTCAGTGGGGTCCTGACACAGATCCTTGCATCCCTCTCGCGGCTTCGTACGCTCTTCCCGCCAGACAAATCCCGCCGATATCACAGCCGAGCTATAGTGATCTCTCCAACCCTGAGTCTGCCGCGTCAAAGGCTGCAAGACTGCTTACGGTGCAGAAGCCTGATTTTACGCCTTGTCCGGTTgggaagaaggcaaaggtTACTTGGTTGGGACACGCCTCGATGCTGCTACAGCTTTCATCTGGTGTTAGCGTCGTGTTTGATCCCATTTTTTCCCAGCGGTGTTCCCCAAGCGAGTACTTTGGGCCGATTCGGACGTACCAACCGCCGTGTCAAGTGGGGGATTTACCTCGGATTGATGCAGTATTGATTAGTCATAACCACTATGACCATCTTGATCAAGAGTCTGTCATGGGGATTTGGGAAAATAACAAGGACAGGGTGAGGTTTTTTGTGCCGTTGGGGATAGGAAAGATGATGGTTGATTTATGGGGTTTGccgaaggagagggtggtggagatggattGGTGGGATAATGTCGCGTTGACGGGACTGACGCAAGAGAGTGTGAAGGTCTGGTGCACACCCGCACAGCACAACTGTTGGAGATCAGGGAGCGGCAAGTCTGGGGAACCGAATGGGAGCTTGTGGGCTAgttggatggtggaggaccTCCAATCtggagacggggaggagctgTATAGGGTGTTCTTTGGGGGTGATACCGGGTATCAGTTCCACACCGATCCTGCATGGCCACCTTTGCCACCGACGAATTGGAAGAGGGGTGATCCGCTACCGCCAgcagaaaaggaaaaaccaGAGGATTACCCACCATGTCCAGCGTTCAAAGAGATCAGCGATAACATCGGCCCGCCAGACCTTCTACTCTTGCCGATCAGTGTTGGCGCATCGTTTGCTTATCTGAGAAGCTTTACAACGTGGATGCCGGACTGGGGCAATCCTATGCCGAGGCATACACAGGGTGTGACTGGGGCAAACCATATGCCTCCTTGGGATGCTGTACGGGTATTCAAGGAGATGACTGAAGGCGGGAAAGGGAaagcggtggcggtgggattGCATTGGGGGACGTTTGCTACCGAGCcagaggaggtgttgaagacTCTGGGCGGCTTGGAATGGGCGTGTGAGAGGCAGGgagttgggtttgggagagggtgggatGGCAAACATGATGAAGGCGTTGAGGACAAGGTGTTTCTAGCGGTGAATCAGGGGGAGAGTATTTTGGTTTGA
- a CDS encoding hypothetical protein (COG:S; EggNog:ENOG503P3E7), whose translation MGDATSTNTSAQSNGKDNGKLSDLHQPTTFITGHNSSGQAIVQSHNPFQWRPYDDNNLAFAVPYTTSRCPPDLNNDADLKLHQSLISTPDKLGLVNPKGTVLRCVDFAPGYACGMHRTQSLDYGIVMEGEVDMVLDSGERYSLKRGDVAIQRATQHQWVNKSDTKWARMMFVLQDCEPLVVGGKKMGEDLGTNSGLPPSNN comes from the coding sequence ATGGGTGACGCCAcatccaccaacacctccgcCCAGTCCAACGGCAAAGACAACGGCAAGCTCTCCGacctccaccaaccaaccaccttcATCACCGGCCACAACTCCTCCGGTCAAGCCATTGTCCAAtcccacaaccccttccaatGGCGCCCctacgacgacaacaacctcgccttTGCGGTCCCCTACACTACCTCCCGCTGCCCTCCCGATCTGAACAATGACGCTGATCTCAAGCTCCACCAGTCATTGATCTCAACCCCTGATAAGCTCGGGTTGGTGAACCCCAAGGGCACTGTCCTCCGGTGTGTCGACTTTGCCCCTGGTTATGCCTGCGGTATGCATCGCACCCAGAGCTTGGATTATGGCATCGtgatggaaggggaggtggacatGGTGCTGGATAGTGGGGAGCGGTACAGCTTGAAGAGGGGAGATGTGGCGATCCAGCGGGCTACGCAGCATCAGTGGGTCAATAAAAGTGATACCAAgtgggcgaggatgatgtttgTATTGCAGGATTGTGAGCCGCTTGTTGTGGGcgggaagaagatgggggaggatttggggaCGAACTCGGGGTTGCCGCCGAGTAACAATTAG